One stretch of Arachis hypogaea cultivar Tifrunner chromosome 20, arahy.Tifrunner.gnm2.J5K5, whole genome shotgun sequence DNA includes these proteins:
- the LOC140182934 gene encoding uncharacterized protein → MHANFHVAPPEELISITSPWPFAKWGMDLLGPFPQAPGQVKYLIVGIDYFRKWIEAEPLATITTQRSQKFLYKNINTKYGIPHSITTDNGTQFTDSTFRSLTDEAANKVILAGLKKRLQDAKRAWAEELPQVLWAYRTKPQSATGETPFRLAYGAEAMIPVEIGEQSPKVIFYDEVGNIQGHKEELELLPEIREQAQIREAVLKQRMTTRYNKKFIRRSFTPDDLEGHHQESEQHESERHQKKSEQAGQELQKEPPKNSERLPEEETPSF, encoded by the exons atgcatgcaaacttccacgtggctccccccgaGGAACTCAtaagtataacttctccatggcctttcgcaaaatgggggATGGATCTGTTAGGACCTTTTCCCCAAGCCCCAGGACAAGTAAAATACTTAATagtgggaatagactacttcagaaagtggatagaagcagaaccattagctaCCATCACTACCCAGAGAAGTCAgaagttcctctacaaaaacattAACACAAAGTATGGGATACCTCATtccatcaccacggataatggcactcagttcaccgacTCAACCTTCAGAAGCCTG ACAgacgaagcagccaacaaagtcatactggcaggattGAAGAAAAGGTTGCAAGATGCAAAaagagcttgggctgaagagctcccccaAGTATTATGGGCGTATCGGACGAAGCCACAGTCTGCCACAggggaaacacccttccgacttgcctATGGTGcggaagccatgataccagtagaAATCGGCGAGCAAAGTCCAAAGGTGATCTTCTATGATGAGGTCggaaacatacaggggcacaaagaggaactTGAGCTGCTCCCTGAGATCCGAgagcaagcccagataagagaagcagtaTTGAAACAAAGAATGACTACTAGATACAACAAAAAATtcattcgaaggagtttcaccccagATGACCTG GAAGGTCACCACCAGGAGTCGGAACAGCATGAGTCGGAGCGGCATCAGAAGAAGTCGGAGCAGGCTGGTCAGGAACTTCAGAAGGAGCCCCCGAAGAACTCGGAACGTCTCCCTGAGGAGGAGACTCCGAGTTTTTAA